Proteins from a genomic interval of Psychrobacter fulvigenes:
- the gltS gene encoding sodium/glutamate symporter: MEITLNGYYTLILATLVLLLGRFLVKNIKFLENFNIPEPVAGGLVAAIIVYVLNIFWGFSFNFHQGLQTATMLMFFASIGLSADFSKLKAGGTPLLIFTIVVSVFIVLQDVVGVAMASVLGLDPLLGLVTGSIALTGGHGTAGAWGITLEQEYGVVGATTLGIAVATYGLVAGGVVGGPVAHRLIQKLGIKPTPYNPDPSDIEKVAGAQSLYSTKHDEDDILGDKEIFEKPDHIRLITASSTIETLALFAGALAFAETMTLVAADTWFELPTFVWALAGGVIIRNVLTIFFNFDMFDRAIDVLGNASLSLFLAMALLSLKLWQLTDLAGPVLIILLVQTVVMIIYVYFVTFKIMGKNYDAAVLSAGHCGFGMGATPTAIANMQAVTDRYLPSYKAFLIVPMVGAFFVDIVNATVLQIFVNLPFM, from the coding sequence ATGGAAATTACTTTAAACGGCTACTATACGCTGATCTTAGCCACTTTAGTGCTACTGCTAGGACGCTTTTTAGTAAAAAATATTAAGTTTTTGGAAAACTTTAATATTCCAGAACCTGTTGCAGGCGGTTTGGTCGCTGCGATTATTGTTTATGTGCTCAATATATTTTGGGGATTTAGTTTTAACTTTCACCAAGGCCTACAGACGGCCACCATGCTGATGTTTTTTGCCTCTATTGGACTGAGTGCTGATTTTAGCAAGCTTAAAGCCGGCGGTACGCCATTGTTAATTTTCACTATTGTGGTCTCAGTTTTCATTGTTCTACAAGATGTCGTTGGCGTCGCTATGGCCAGCGTGCTTGGACTTGACCCTCTGCTTGGATTGGTGACAGGCTCTATTGCTTTAACTGGTGGCCATGGAACAGCAGGCGCTTGGGGCATTACCTTAGAGCAAGAATACGGCGTGGTCGGAGCGACGACACTGGGTATCGCGGTTGCAACCTATGGCTTGGTAGCGGGCGGCGTGGTTGGTGGCCCTGTGGCTCATCGATTGATTCAAAAGCTTGGGATAAAACCAACCCCTTACAACCCAGATCCAAGCGATATCGAAAAAGTCGCTGGCGCGCAGTCGCTGTATAGCACCAAACACGATGAAGACGATATTCTTGGTGATAAAGAAATCTTTGAAAAACCTGACCATATTCGCCTTATTACAGCCTCTTCTACGATTGAGACCTTAGCGCTGTTTGCTGGTGCTTTGGCGTTTGCAGAGACCATGACTTTGGTTGCCGCAGATACTTGGTTTGAGCTACCAACGTTCGTTTGGGCACTGGCAGGCGGGGTGATTATTCGTAACGTCCTCACCATCTTCTTTAACTTTGATATGTTTGACCGTGCCATTGATGTATTAGGTAACGCTTCTTTGAGTCTGTTTTTGGCCATGGCATTACTATCGTTGAAACTATGGCAGCTGACTGATCTGGCAGGCCCAGTATTGATTATCTTGCTGGTACAAACAGTGGTCATGATTATATATGTGTACTTTGTGACCTTTAAAATCATGGGCAAAAACTACGATGCAGCGGTTTTATCAGCAGGACATTGTGGTTTTGGTATGGGTGCAACTCCGACGGCGATTGCTAATATGCAAGCGGTCACCGATCGTTACTTACCCTCGTATAAAGCGTTTTTGATTGTACCTATGGTTGGTGCTTTCTTTGTCGATATCGTCAACGCTACGGTATTGCAGATCTTCGTTAATTTACCGTTTATGTGA
- a CDS encoding barstar family protein — MSQAIYYINQNGVNQNSINQNGTTLSDSIPEQAVKIPINGVLDKATLLTSLAKACHFPSYFAHNWDSAWDCLTDSDVSHLQLCLVGVEKINTEDLNVFRSIIEDAYKDFGKPQLWIVVPSEDK, encoded by the coding sequence ATGAGCCAAGCCATTTACTATATTAACCAAAACGGCGTTAACCAAAACAGTATTAACCAAAACGGTACAACACTAAGTGATAGCATTCCTGAGCAGGCTGTTAAGATTCCGATTAATGGTGTGCTTGATAAAGCCACTCTGTTAACCAGCTTAGCCAAAGCGTGTCATTTTCCCAGCTACTTTGCTCATAATTGGGACAGTGCTTGGGACTGCTTGACCGATAGCGATGTCAGCCATTTGCAGCTTTGTTTGGTTGGCGTAGAAAAGATAAACACCGAAGACTTGAATGTTTTTAGAAGCATAATTGAGGATGCTTATAAGGATTTTGGCAAACCGCAGTTATGGATTGTGGTACCGAGTGAAGATAAATAA
- a CDS encoding ribonuclease domain-containing protein, producing MQSGKVKYYNSDKGYGFIDANNQREDVFFHISTWKLSQQPMEGQQVYFNSERNDKNQLRATEVTDSSLSILENSSSSKHTSTDSDRNDDNSSNHRSSPKRPNKNNRSNRHSNSNRNSHGQNTKGWKSTAISILTVIAIVFFGYTELKPTLFNDEVQSSSMPSPSYVETDTSSITGDPQIDQTVALIQQGGPFPYPHKDGTTFYNREGRLPTQSQGYYREYTVPTPGVSHRGARRIVTGGNPPTVYYLTIDHYDSFTKLDVN from the coding sequence ATGCAAAGTGGTAAAGTCAAATATTATAATTCAGATAAAGGTTATGGCTTTATCGACGCTAATAATCAGCGTGAGGATGTGTTTTTTCATATCAGCACATGGAAGCTCTCGCAGCAGCCGATGGAGGGTCAGCAGGTTTATTTCAATAGTGAACGTAATGATAAAAATCAATTGCGAGCTACTGAAGTGACCGATTCTTCATTAAGTATCTTAGAAAACTCATCTTCCTCTAAGCATACGTCAACAGATTCGGACCGAAATGACGACAATAGCTCAAACCATCGAAGCAGTCCTAAGCGCCCTAATAAAAACAACAGATCTAATAGACATAGCAACTCTAATCGAAATAGTCATGGACAGAATACAAAGGGCTGGAAGTCTACCGCAATCAGTATTCTAACAGTTATAGCGATCGTCTTCTTCGGCTATACAGAATTAAAGCCGACCTTATTTAATGATGAGGTTCAGTCTAGCTCTATGCCGTCGCCTTCTTATGTTGAGACGGATACAAGCTCTATCACTGGTGACCCACAGATAGACCAAACAGTCGCTTTGATTCAGCAAGGCGGGCCCTTCCCCTATCCTCACAAAGACGGCACGACGTTTTATAATCGCGAAGGCAGACTACCCACGCAGTCTCAAGGCTACTACCGAGAATACACCGTACCCACGCCTGGAGTTTCTCATCGAGGGGCGCGGCGTATTGTCACGGGTGGCAATCCCCCTACCGTCTATTATTTGACCATCGACCATTACGATAGCTTTACCAAACTGGATGTGAACTGA
- a CDS encoding glutamate-5-semialdehyde dehydrogenase, whose amino-acid sequence MSQSNTADVTAYMQQVGQQARAASRALAAANTGSKNSALMAIHDELKSAKKDILAANKIDMDKGHKNDLDAALLDRLELNDDRFEGMLQGLKDVSTLPDPIGEVTDMTYRPSGIHLGKMRVPLGVVGMIYESRPNVTLEAASLALKSGNAIILRGGSEAFESNQAIAKCIHQGLKNAGLSEHSVQVLQTTDRAAVGELITMTEYVDVIVPRGGKGLIERISNDAKVPVIKHLDGNCHTFIDRDAEPSIAIEVSVNAKTHRYGTCNTMETLLVDEAVADELLPKIAEAIVAADDAMQLRLDDKSQNILNGNAKLDGHLSAATSEDWDTEYLAPILAIKVVSGIDEAIEHINTHGSQHTDVIITDNYSKSQRFIREVDSASVMINASSRFADGFEYGLGAEIGISTDKIHARGPVGLEGLTSQKWIVYGHGETRA is encoded by the coding sequence ATGAGTCAATCGAATACCGCAGATGTTACCGCTTATATGCAACAAGTTGGTCAGCAAGCACGTGCCGCCTCTCGTGCACTTGCCGCTGCCAATACTGGTAGCAAAAACTCAGCCTTGATGGCAATTCACGATGAATTAAAAAGTGCTAAAAAAGATATTTTGGCTGCCAATAAAATTGACATGGATAAGGGTCACAAAAACGACCTTGATGCTGCGCTACTGGATCGCTTAGAGCTAAATGACGATCGGTTTGAGGGTATGCTCCAAGGCCTAAAAGACGTCTCTACCTTGCCTGATCCTATTGGCGAAGTGACAGATATGACCTATCGCCCCTCAGGTATCCATTTGGGTAAGATGCGTGTCCCTCTAGGTGTGGTCGGTATGATTTATGAGTCACGTCCCAACGTCACTTTGGAGGCAGCCTCTCTTGCGCTAAAATCAGGTAACGCCATTATCCTACGCGGCGGCTCTGAAGCCTTTGAGTCTAACCAAGCCATTGCAAAATGTATCCATCAAGGTCTAAAAAACGCTGGTCTCTCAGAGCATAGCGTGCAAGTGCTACAAACCACAGATCGCGCTGCTGTCGGTGAGCTGATCACCATGACAGAATATGTGGACGTAATCGTACCTCGTGGCGGCAAAGGCCTGATTGAACGTATCAGCAATGACGCAAAAGTGCCCGTTATTAAGCATTTAGACGGTAACTGCCACACCTTTATTGATCGGGATGCCGAGCCAAGTATCGCCATCGAAGTCAGTGTCAATGCCAAGACCCATCGCTACGGTACGTGTAATACCATGGAGACGCTATTGGTCGATGAAGCCGTTGCAGATGAGCTATTACCGAAGATTGCCGAAGCCATTGTTGCAGCCGATGATGCCATGCAGCTACGTCTCGATGATAAGTCGCAAAATATCTTGAATGGTAATGCCAAGCTTGACGGTCATCTATCTGCCGCCACGTCTGAGGACTGGGATACCGAATACCTTGCGCCTATCTTAGCCATCAAGGTAGTGAGCGGCATTGATGAAGCGATTGAGCATATCAACACTCATGGCAGTCAGCATACCGATGTCATCATTACTGACAACTATAGCAAGTCGCAGCGCTTTATCCGTGAAGTAGACTCGGCAAGCGTGATGATTAACGCCTCTAGCCGTTTTGCTGATGGCTTCGAATATGGTCTGGGTGCAGAAATCGGTATCTCAACCGACAAAATCCATGCGCGCGGTCCTGTTGGACTGGAAGGTCTCACCTCGCAAAAATGGATCGTCTATGGGCATGGCGAGACTCGCGCTTAA
- a CDS encoding ABC transporter ATP-binding protein: MLETAENSNRPIALELQDIHKSFGSLAVLKGVSLTAYDGDVISILGSSGSGKSTLLRCINLLEKPTQGRIIIGNEELILKPTKSGEMQAANIKQLESLRARVGFVFQGFNLWPHKTILHNIIEGPTQVLKIKKDQAISDAEKLLDKVGLLDKKDAYPANLSGGQRQRVAIARALAMQPRVLLFDEPTSALDPELVNEVLAVMRELAEEGRTMLIVTHEMRFAREVSSQVVFLHQGIIEEMGTPEQVFDNPTSERVKDFMASHRQN, encoded by the coding sequence ATGCTTGAGACTGCCGAAAACTCGAATCGCCCGATCGCTCTAGAGCTACAAGATATTCATAAAAGCTTTGGCTCATTGGCTGTGCTCAAAGGAGTGTCACTCACTGCCTATGATGGTGATGTGATCTCTATTTTGGGCTCGTCTGGCTCTGGTAAGTCTACCTTGCTGCGCTGCATCAACTTGCTAGAAAAGCCCACCCAAGGTCGAATTATCATTGGTAATGAAGAGCTGATATTAAAGCCGACCAAATCAGGTGAGATGCAGGCGGCGAACATCAAGCAGCTAGAAAGCCTACGTGCACGAGTGGGTTTTGTCTTCCAAGGTTTTAATTTATGGCCGCACAAGACAATCTTACACAACATTATCGAAGGGCCAACACAGGTCTTAAAGATAAAAAAAGATCAAGCCATCAGCGATGCTGAAAAGCTACTGGATAAAGTAGGCTTGCTGGATAAAAAGGATGCTTACCCAGCAAACTTGTCAGGCGGTCAACGCCAGCGGGTTGCGATTGCCCGTGCATTGGCAATGCAGCCACGGGTATTGCTATTTGATGAGCCAACTTCAGCACTAGATCCTGAGCTGGTCAATGAAGTGCTGGCAGTCATGCGTGAACTAGCAGAAGAGGGGCGTACGATGTTGATTGTCACCCATGAGATGCGCTTTGCGCGTGAAGTATCAAGCCAAGTGGTTTTTTTGCATCAAGGTATCATTGAAGAGATGGGCACACCTGAGCAAGTCTTTGACAATCCAACGTCAGAGCGCGTAAAAGACTTTATGGCTTCCCATCGTCAAAACTAA